From Trichomycterus rosablanca isolate fTriRos1 chromosome 18, fTriRos1.hap1, whole genome shotgun sequence, the proteins below share one genomic window:
- the dlg2 gene encoding disks large homolog 2 isoform X10, translated as MMNHSMSSGSGSLRTNQKRSLYVRALFDYDRLKDSGLPSQGLSFKYGDILHVINASDDEWWQARRVTADGDSEEMGVIPSKRRVERKERARLKTVKFNAKPGSIDSKGDISGIGDDGYGTKTLRSQEDTILSYEPVLRQEIAYARPVIILGPMKDRINDDLISEFPDKFGSCVPHTTRARREYEVDGRDYHFVVSREQMEKDIQEHKFIEAGQYNDNLYGTSVQSVRYVAERGKHCILDVSGNAIKRLQVAQLHPIAIFIKPKSAESLMEMNKRLTEEQAKKTYDRAMKLEQEFGEYFTAVVQVDTLEDIYAQCKMVIEEQSGPYIWIPSREKL; from the exons ATGATGAACCATAGTATGAGCTCCGGATCAGGGTCGCTGCGAACTAATCAGAAACGCTCCCTCTATGTCAG AGCGCTGTTCGACTATGACCGGTTGAAGGACAGTGGCCTGCCCAGTCAGGGTCTTAGCTTCAAATACGGAGACATCCTGCACGTAATTAATGCGTCGGACGACGAGTGGTGGCAGGCACGGAGAGTCACTGCAGATGGGGACAGTGAGGAGATGGGTGTCATTCCCAGTAAAAGAAG AGTGGAAAGGAAAGAGCGAGCTCGCTTGAAAACAGTCAAATTCAATGCCAAACCTGGCAGCATTGACTCAAAAGGG GACATCTCTGGAATAGGGGACGACGGGTATGGGACAAAGACGCTGA ggAGCCAAGAGGATACAATCCTGTCCTACGAGCCTGTGCTTCGACAAGAAA TTGCGTATGCCAGACCTGTGATTATTCTGGGACCCATGAAGGACAGAATCAACGACGATCTCATCTCCGAATTCCCTGACAAGTTCGGCTCATGCGTTCCAC ATACCACAAGAGCGAGGCGTGAATATGAAGTTGATGGTCGGGATTACCATTTTGTTGTATCACGGGAGCAGATGGAGAAGGACATCCAAGAGCACAAGTTTATCGAGGCCGGACAGTACAACGACAACCTGTATGGGACCAGTGTCCAGTCAGTTCGATACGTGGCTGAGAGG ggaAAGCATTGCATACTTGACGTATCAGGAAATGCCATAAAGCGGCTACAAGTAGCACAACTCCACCCTATTGCCATATTTATAAAGCCTAAATCTGCTGAATCTTTAAT GGAGATGAACAAGAGGTTGACGGAGGAGCAGGCTAAGAAGACGTACGACCGGGCCATGAAGCTGGAGCAGGAGTTCGGCGAGTATTTTACAG CTGTGGTGCAGGTCGATACACTGGAGGACATTTATGCTCAATGTAAGATGGTGATCGAGGAGCAATCTGGACCTTATATCTGGATTCCCTCCAGAGAAAAGTTATAA